A part of Primulina eburnea isolate SZY01 chromosome 10, ASM2296580v1, whole genome shotgun sequence genomic DNA contains:
- the LOC140803135 gene encoding uncharacterized protein, giving the protein MWHLYKKMKKDNKTDKFRFVNPHTIPYMPYVSKLDRNGKIEHLNERASVLAERLSVASTNQLVLVPRNVGYHWILTAIDPYKEMVYLLDSLSHRNRYDDWKYVVDMSVRLFNSNKERKGKKQAIWEVAKGPRQPDSKQCGFYVMRFMREMIEKNATSEKNSISSIFMKTEYSKEEIDEVRSEWAECIQDYIYE; this is encoded by the exons ATGTG GCATCTGTATAAAAAGATGAAAAAAGACAACAAGACTGACAAGTTTAGATTTGTCAATCCACACACGATCCCATACATGCCATATGTATCCAAACTTGACAGAAACGGTAAAATCGAACACTTGAATGAAAGAGCAAGTGTTTTGGCCGAAAGACTAAGTGTTGCATCAACAAATCAACTAGTTTTAGTGCCACGTAATGTTGG TTACCATTGGATTCTCACTGCCATCGATCCTTACAAGGAGATGGTTTATTTGTTGGATTCACTTAGTCATCGAAACCGTTACGATGACTGGAAATATGTGGTGGATAT GAGTGTAAGATTGTTTAATTCAAATAAGGAAAGGAAAGGGAAAAAACAAGCTATATGGGAAGTAGCAAAG ggTCCACGACAACCAGATTCGAAACAATGTGGTTTTTATGTTATGAGATTTATGAGAGAAATGATTGAAAAAAATGCTACCAGTGAGAAGAACTCGATATCTTCAATT TTCATGAAAACTGAGTATTCCAAGGAAGAGATTGATGAAGTGCGATCCGAGTGGGCGGAATGCATACAAGACTATATTTACGAATAG
- the LOC140842916 gene encoding uncharacterized protein yields MCKMWMSKNEKPKQNTAYSANDNSCGGKTVLESTEKETTKSSRGRTRLDRLVGQRVHGIRKDVRFNKLGQPVGEFAGEMQSYIGVLVREKVKISYQTWKMVPNDVKDLIWESVNLTYNVDQSCKKGCLNSANNKWRQFNAFLTQKFILSKRDNTEDLKEPPTGFGITRDDWSSFVISRLSDDFMKLRDEQKKRKKQNIYPHRMSRKGYARFADEIADGLCDDDDINRAIMWKKGRVNKKGQYEGDELKSTIEKIDCYVQQKIEGTLQYEEGKNDIFTKALDSCDHSGRVRGVGGHITPSIYFNIGRVWKSPFGDDHIFLNQTKELMEAKILISEQNARIAEQNARISYQDARIQRFEEMFKKGASNFDIEEKGSCSVKLHPMNDDKIKKSVSNYATSHNDDVKTLSNAEFLQGKAVALALDSRTNIVAYGTIVHVNADDKLFHGVPSPITCMHVSIDNAVDKLAYLPFPIPNECDIVGDAVGTHVVWPAHFVVIQDEKLQNKKIVDHRNKIGLSSSVPRSLHLLYCYCKCALTDEQNLSLLFDHDLFDESYDYFCTWKTSFLSTVWIQYLPIV; encoded by the exons GATGTCAAAGAACGAGAAGCCTAAACAGAATACTGCATATTCTGCCAATGACAATAGTTGTGGGGGCAAAACAGTTTTGGAATCTACAGAGAAGGAAACAACAAAATCATCTAGAGGTCGTACACGTTTGGATAGGCTTGTTGGGCAAAGGGTTCATGGAATTAGAAAGGATGTGAGGTTCAATAAATTGGGACAGCCAGTTGGAGAATTTGCAGGTGAGATGCAAAGTTATATTGGAGTTCTTGTTCGAGAAAAGGTAAAGATAAGTTATCAGACTTGGAAAATGGTTCCAAATGATGTCAAAGATTTAATATGGGAATCGGTTAAT CTGACGTACAATGTTGATCAAAGCTGTAAAAAGGGATGTCTGAACTCTGCAAATAACAAGTGGCGACAGTTTAATGCTTTTCTCACTCAAAAGTTCATTCTTAGCAAGCGGGATAACACTGAGGATTTGAAAGAACCACCTACTGGGTTTGGTATTACACGAGATGATTGGAGTTCATTTGTAATCAGTCGCTTATCTGATGACTTCATG AAATTGCGTGATgaacaaaagaagagaaaaaagcAAAACATATACCCCCATCGTATGTCTCGCAAAGGATATGCACGTTTCGCCGACGAAATA GCAGATGGGTTATGTGACGATGATGATATAAATCGAGCAATTATGTGGAAGAAAGGACGGGTCAATAAGAAGGGTCAATATGAAGGCGATGAGTTGAAATCGACAATAGAAAAGATT GATTGTTATGTGCAACAAAAAATCGAGGGTACGTTGCAATATGAAGAGGGAAAAAACGATATCTTTACGAAAGCACTGGATTCATGTGATCATTCTGGTCGTGTGAGAGGTGTTGGAGGTCATATCACTCCAAGCATCTACTTTAATATTGGTAGAGTATGGAAAAGTCCTTTTGGTGATGACCATATATTTCTTAATCAAACAAAGGAGTTGATGGAGGCGAAGATATTAATCTCAGAACAAAATGCACGCATTGCAGAACAAAATGCACGCATATCATATCAAGATGCACGCATACAGAGATTTGAAGAAATGTTCAAAAAGGGTGCAAGCAACTTTGACATTGAAGAAAAAGGTAGTTGCTCAGTAAAGTTGCATCCCATGAATGacgataaaataaaaaagagtGTCTCGAACTATGCAACTTCTCATAATGATGACGTGAAAACTTTGAGCAATGCTGAGTTTCTGCAG GGCAAGGCGGTTGCATTGGCATTGGACTCTAGGACCAACATTGTTGCCTACGGTACAATTGTCCATGTCAATGCAGATGATAAATTATTTCATGGTGTTCCATCACCCATTACTTGCATGCACGTATCCATTGATAATGCTGTGGACAAATTAGCATATTTGCCATTTCCAATTCCAAACGAATGTGATATTGTTGGTGATGCTGTTGGAACACATGTTGTTTGGCCAGCACACTTCGTAGTAATTCAAGATGAG AAGCTTCAAAATAAGAAAATTGTCGACCACAGAAATAAGATTGGTTTGTCTTCAAGTGTGCCAAGATCTTTACAtcttttgtattgttattgtaaATGTGCTTTAACCGATGAACAAAATTTATCACTGCTTTTTGATCATGATTTATTTGACGAGAGTTACGACTACTTCTGCACGTGGAAGACATCATTCCTTTCTACAGTTTGGATCCAATATCTGCCAATTGTATAG